The Erigeron canadensis isolate Cc75 chromosome 1, C_canadensis_v1, whole genome shotgun sequence genome segment AAAGTCTAATTCTGGAAGCAAGGAGTGGGGGCCCAGCCAAGGCTTAAGTAAAAGACAAGGAGGAAAAGCTTTGAGGTTAGAGGTGGACCCCATGCCTAGGCTTACCAAGGAAGGAATGGTGTCTAAGCTTAAAGAAAAAACTAAGTGTCTAAGCTTAGGAAAGAACAAAGTTTCTAAGCTAGGAAAAGACTAAGTGTCTAAGCCTAGGAAAGGACAAAGTGTCTAAGCCTAGGAAAAGACTAAGTGTCTAAGCTAGGAAAAGACTAATTGTCTAAGCCTAGGCTAAGACAAAGTGTCTAAGCTTAGAAAAAGACTAAGTGTCTAAGGGAGACTAAACAAAGGAAGACACTCTCTCTTGGTAAGGCTTAGGTGAAGCAAAGATGGGGTGGCCCCCACTGGCCAAGCTTGGCAAGGTAAAGAGAGATGGAGCTCGACCCAATTGTCTTCTTTCTATGCCTAGACCTCAATAACATTTTGGGGATAAAGTAAGCTAAATCGAGGCCTAACCTCGATTGAGTTATATCAAAGCCTGGAAGCTCGATATTGGTTAACATCAATCCAGATTAGCATTGACATATTGATAAATGAGTATTCAAATGACTGACAAGGAATGTTTAATACCTAATATTGTCGTATCGGGCCAGGGCCCATATTGCACGGCCCAAAGTACTAGAAACCCTAATCAGATGCCTATAAATAGGCCTCATCAATTGTTTGTCAGGACATTCCATTCACAATCAATTTATCATAGACACATATTTGTTACAACACTCTCTGCAAATATCAGAGAATATAcaacatcatcaatatatattcataagcattcatcatcaatcaatcatcacataaaaatcatatatcattaatatCCTCCATAGATCTATACATCTCTATGGGAAAATTATCATACACCTTAGATTCGCCAAGAATTTACTAGGTTTGCACTACTTCGtaggagatcttgatgattttcgtGGTTAAACCCTCTTTGTAATTGAGCTCTTCATTCTCATGCTCAAACACATGGAGATGTGTCAATATTTAAGGATAGCTTTGAATAAGGAAAATGACTAAAATGGCTaggataactactgttttaatatatatagagactttttacccgcacgatgtgcggctatttaaaacgatcatttaacaaaatatatacttattggTATACGACAGAAGAATAACCTTATAAATTAAAgaccaattgaaaaatactccatgattatgataaattaacaacgaagaaaactgtgaaacataatatatgtatagatagattattataaaggGCTATGTAATTTGAGGGGTACTTGTtgaacgtaatatatatagtttgattgtgaagtgtatatagtaaatagaaaaagaaaaaaaaatagaaagaaagaaaaggtagTAAAATATTATGGATTATGAGTCatgaattatgaagtgtttatagttaaaaaaaaaaaaagttaaaaaatgtcatgcaatgttagtcgtgattttttatatatgtttgattcatataaatataaatatattatatatatatatgctttttctatatgtcatatttaaaatatatgtataattatattatttaatgaaaatctattagtgtgaaaaaaatatggagatgccacgtatgatatatcctatgtggcatgtttagagataattttaatttgaggtgGATGGCTTTAAAAAgtcaggataactattgttttattatatatatagatatatttgtttgtttattcatTTACATCCTTAATTTTCCATGCATCTCAAGGGTTTAATTTTGGCACTTGGATCATCTATATTAATGGCTAAGATCAAAACattcatctaatataaaattAGGGCGGAGGGACATAAATGTCATTTTGCCTCAACCGTTCATTCCCCTGCATCCCCTGTCTTCATTTCCCTCCTCCTAGAGCACACAGACACACACTGGCACTTTCACTCTCTTCGTCGTTCAACCAACCGCCACCAGTTTCCCCCAACCACCGTTCGACGATAAAGATATCGGAAATATAGATTGGAGACACCAATCTGGGATTAGATTGATATGCTCACATATGTATAAGTGTGTATCAAGCTATATATccgatatatatacatagatcgGCGCACGTACGATCACCATCTCCGACAGCTATATAAGAAACTAAATATGATTGCGCATTGTAATGTATTGATTCTTTGACCAATCAAAGTCAATCAACTTTGATTGGATACATGATTCGCCTGAGTAGACGGCGACGGGATGACGGAGTGGCCAATAAGTTTGATTGtatattttatcaaaatggTGTTGCGTATCGATGCTTACACTAAGGTCTAGATCtatttgtatctatatctttatatatctaaattttCATGCTTATATACTGCTTGATTTAATGTTGCTTTGAAAAATTAAATGTAAGGTGTGTCCATTAGCAATATTCTAGTACCCTTGAGAAGGAGGTGCATACTTTTTTAGTAGACCACATGTCTAATGGTTGTTCACTTacctattattattagtattaagaTACAATTTTTCATTAACCTGTTTTGAGCATGTACTTGATTTTGTGAAGGAGGTGGAAAGTGAACTGTCAAAACCAGGGTTTAATTCATTTGGTCTGGGAGATTGCAAAGCTCCAAAGTCCTTGGTGAGATAATTGAATCTATCGCTGGTGCTATTTTTTTAGAAAGCGAAAGGGACACATCATTTGTATGGAAGGTTGGTTACTTTCTAATCTAGATATGATTTAATTAGATTAATGGGGAGTGACATACCCGTGTAGTGTTCACTCCAATTTTGctacaatgtaaacttttttaaaagtatatataattttgttgttacaaaatattaataaataaagaatacatacaaacattaacTTTGTTGTCATAAGCCTCTTCTTTAGAAGTAAATAACTTGGTTGAAAACATTAGGTTTGAGATAAGCCTCTCTATTGATAGAGTAAAAcattttgagttgttttgatttttaatataataggaaaaaaaagggtagaaaaaaaagggttttttctttgtttggatAAATGTATAGTACATTGATCATATAGTTCTATGTAAAAAcgttatttttttcaaattattttataatagtaatcacaatagtcatgcatattacaaactaatttatatatcattaatttcgataatttattttatgttgtttaatagagCGCAACTTTTCCGTCATCACATGCTCTaaaattgcagatcaatgttaGAGGTTGACATTTccaaagttgtcactcacctaagctaaactcggcTTTCTCAACACTGCCGTGGATAATTTCTAAACctgacattattattattattattattattattattattattattattattattattgattgtaGATATAGAGTGTTACGACAGCGCAACTTTTCcgtcaccacatgctccaaaatgcAGATCAATGTTAGAGGTTGACATTCCCAAAGCTGTCACTCACCTAGGCTAAACTCGGCATTCTCAACACTgtcgttgataatttctaaacctgacgttatatatatatatatatatatatatatattaattgtagATACAGGGTGTTACGACATTATTGATATTCAATTTTACTTTataaatggtttaaaatataacttactatttatattaatagaaaattgatctatatattttaaatgaaacatatcttatatattcaattaaaatatgctttgtatttttttttatgatattaactattattttattggataagatataagatagattgtattattttattattaggatataCATTAGCTATTAATGTAtagaatatataatttaaactaTTATTCTGTtaaatatattagctattatttttgattttttatattaaaataattgggtaaaaagtgtaaatatgtgatgaaaaatcaaaaagtgtaaattaaatttaaagttgATTTCTTGTATTAAAACTATTGGGTAAAatgtgtaaatatatgatggaaaacccaaaagtgtaaattaaatttaaaggggttttttcgtataattataaaaagtataattattaatattgtcatttagtaaagatgaaataattaaatttgatttaatggttctaaatcaaagatgaaatttaTCCAagagtttttgtttatttataaatgaatttagcaccatgttatatatattggtagatttgaTTAGTACATAAGGAAGATACAAATTAGGATATATGCTAAAAAAGACACATGTTGTTTAAATATTATGCCACGTGTCGATTAAAAAATAACACaataatgttttaatttattggtatatatatatataaatttattttataaataaatagttttttaaatataaatttcaacATTCCCCCTTGTTTATCTAATTTTGTACTGACAAAGAAAATCTAAAGTTTACATCATCACATCCCACCCCGCACCCACCTTTTAAATCAGACCCTCATCGGAACGGATCCCCTCCAAACACTCACACAATGTATACTTCTAGTCAACAACAGGTacccaaatttttttatttcattttaattttaattagggtttcactttctttttttttttttaaattcttaataGATATTTTCTCACTTCGAATCAGGAAAAAAAACgaattaattatttgtaattACATTATTATACATACAATTTTGCCGATATAATCCCTTGCATGCTGCCTTTTACTAATCCTTTCtcatttatctatatatatatatatatataacatctgTATGTATAATTTGTGTTACTGATGTGTTACTATATTAAATTTAGCTTTAGGGATTTCATTAGCTGTTAATATACATAatgcattatatataattaagtgtgAGGTTGGAGAACTCAtgactcggactcgactcggTGGGGCAAGTGGGAGTCAGGAGTTTTTGGAGAGTCGGACTCGACTCCGGTTATCCGAATTgggaatttatatataaacataataatttttgaaattatatgcatagaaaattagaaatatattaGGAACTTTTGGGATTTCATTAGTTGTTAAAAATACATAATGcattattatgtatatttttaagtgttgttATTTGATTCGAATTCTATATGTAaattattatctattttttttggTCAGATGCCAATTCGAACAAATGCGTTAAGTGTACAAGTTCCACCGACGATGAATTTTGGTGGTCACAATGACTTGCCATCATCCAATGTTCATGGACCGGAAATTGATTCGGTTTCTAAATCGGAAACAATTGTTAACCCTTCTaaggttgttgttgttaatAACATTTTACTAgtacttttttatttactatttgGTAATTTATCGATTTAGGTGGTATGTTGATTTGGGttctttttaaatgtttgtagaAACTTGAGAATGATATGAAGTTGATCggaaagaaaattaaacaacatgaagaTAATATCAAGTTTTTGAAGACTCATAAAAACAGTTTAGATGATGTTATTACAGATATGCAAGGTATGGCTTTTAATGCTTTGTTATGTAATTTGTATCTTGTGCTGGGTAAGGATTATGAGTGTGGACCCAAAAAGCTGTCGTTTTTATATATCATCCTGCCATTTTTTCCATAAGATGAGACTTTTCTCTTTAACCTTGCCCATCTCATGATTAGTATATTCACaatcttttggtttttgttttgctaatttttttttccgttaTTTGGGTCTTAGTTACGTTGGGGAAGTATCATTCATCAACCGCACCGAAGATAGAAGATGAGGATCTTTCACATATGCAAAGTGAGGAGGCAACAATTGGGGATATTATGAAACATGAGAAATCAGCAGCTGCCATTTTTTACCAGCTGAAACGTCATCGTAGTCAAGCTGCTCATATCAAGGATATTCTTGGTGTTGTGGCTACTCTTGGAAAAGTTAATGATGACAATCTTGGAAGGTTatgtttattaaaatatctaatGATTTGTTTCTTTAAGTCTTGCTAGAAATCGTCACAACGTACATTATTGTTTattctatctatatttattgaGAGCAGGCTTTTATCGGAGTACATTGGGCTGGATAATATGATGTCGTTAGTTTGTATTTCATATGATGGCATTAAAGCTTTGGTATCATATGACAAAGAAGGTGGCATAAATAAAAGTTCCGGCCTTTATGGCCTTGGAACTGCCATTGGACAAACTTTGGAGGGACGGTTCAATGTAATCTGTCTTGAAAATTTGAGGTATGTATCCCTATTGTTCTATGTAGAAGTTGGAAATTGAGCTGGCCAAGCCGGTTGAAAGTTGCCACGATGCACAAAACTTCCTCAGTCATTTAACTTTATTATGACTGAAAATTAGTTTTATAGTCATAATTCCACACCGAGTGTTTTTCAAATATTTGGGGATAGTTGTTTTGGGTCAACCTGACTTGTAGTGACCCATACAAAAGCTTACCCCTTTGTGACCTCTCAACCAACCCGTCCGACCACCCCATTTTGTAGTCACTCATCCAATGTAATATGTTTGGTTGGATGTTTGTTGGTGTATTCTCTGATGCTTTTGgcctctttttttctttttgtgtatGTTATTAGGCCGTATATTGGTGAGTTTATGCCTAATGACCAGCAAAAAAGGCTCGATCTTTCCAAACCAAGATTACCAAATGGTGAAACTCCACCAGGGTTCATTGGGTTTGCTGTCAATATGATCCATATTGATAATGGACATCTGTTCTATCTAACACATGATGGCAACGGTTTGAGAGAGACTCTTTTTTATACTCTGTTCTCGCGACTACAAGTTTATAAAACCAGAACGGAAATGTTACAGGCCCTTCCTTGTATATGTGATGGAGCCATTTCATTGGATGGGGGGATCATTAAGAGTACCGGTGTATATTCCCTTGGCACTCGGTAAGCTAAAGATTAATACTAATGTTTTGAAGTAATCATCATTTCCTAAGAAACTTACATCCACATACATGGCGTGTCCCACCTATATTAAGTATTCTGGATAGATGTGGCATAATTGGTGGGCTGGACATGTTCATTTGTACGATATGTATGTTGGGTTTGTTTCACCGGAAGCAGTTTCtgtttcaaaaattttaacctgttttatattatttgtgcGAGTAATCTAGCTTTCTAAATGAAACGACCTAAGTGATTATGTGCATAAAAAGGTCAGGGTGAGTTACCCGTTGAAGATATCTGAAGGTTATCCCACTTGTATTCTTCCATAAATGGTGCTCAAAGATGTATTTTCAGCACCTTAATGAGTTTAAGATGCAGAGTTTCATATTCCATATGCGTTGTTTTTAGTGCTCATATTCTGAAATATGATGTTGAATGTAATTATCTGGTTGATATGTTTATGTCTCAATTCATCTTTACTTAGGGAAGAGATAGATGTCAAATTCCCAATAACCTCTGGTGTTTCTTATCTACCCGAGGCCTATCTTGATGTTGAAAAGGAAATGAAGGAGCTTAAGTGGAAAAGGGAAAGAATGATGGAAGATATACAAAGGGAAGAGGCAATGTTATCCCATGTAAAGTACAGCTTTGAAGTAAAGAAGCAAGAGTTTCTTGGTTTCATGGCACAAAGCTCACCATATACGATGCAGGTAACTTTTACTTAGATACTTAATAGTCTTTTGTTCAGTGTACTTACTTGACGCTTTAAATTGAACCCAAATAGTAGAGTTGGCCAAATGGGCTGGGTGGACGGGTTCAATTGTGTGCCAAAAGGgtaatttttggttttcatgGAACTGAATTGAGCTGACCGAGAACACTTTTTGTTCACATCTTTTGATTATCTTTTAGATGTGATTACATCTATATTATGTCAATGATGATCCAGGTCTCTTAAAAATGGCTAGGCATTTAGTATTCTTTGGGTGACGTTAAGCTTTGTTCTCTGCTTACACACTAGAGATTGAAcaagtttaattttttaatacaagTTGATGAATCTTCTTTTTGGGTATTTGCAGTATCCGATGCAAATAACTCCTCAAGGAAGACCGACTCCAAGATAGAACTCTTCGGCACCATAAACACCGTCTAAGAATAGTGCGTATTTTGAGGTTCAATAGGGATTGTTCATTGTATCAGTATATGGAGCcaccaaatggttcaagttCTTGTAGTTGATGCATTCTTGCCTATTAGAGGCAAGAATATTTGAAACAATGTGGGACATCAATCATTTACATATTGCCCAAACAAAATTTTGCCTTTTGGAGCATGTTTTTGTTTGGACTTTAGAATTGAGAACCTTTGTAGGACCTTGTTGGCATAGTTTCTACTTTCTAATAGTCAGTTTGTGTTCATTAAGATTTCTTAGTTGttgattttttgtatatatatatgtacatatacatatctGATTCTGCAATTGCACGCTCAAGTCATTAACACCAATTGAGCTTTAAAAACTTCCTCAACAGGTATGCTCTGTATGCCATGTCACTACTCTTTGCCCTTTATAAACGGCTAATTAGTTGCCGGAGTTCAGTTTTTTTAGCATAGGATTTGATATTAGACTTTGCAGTAAGacgaaagaaaaaagaaacaaaaacaaaggtTATGACGGTTGCTTTTGATATAGTATATGTATGGCTAGTTGCTAGATAATGTGGTATTTCTCTTgcttttttcattattattattattaagccATAGTAAATCTAGAAATTGTTGTTGGACACCATCGcatatactaaaaaaataatacaccACTCATTAATAGTCGCCAGGACAGGAACCTGACCTAGAATAACAATAAGATCTAAGAGCATTGGCTTCGTATGCAGTATTAGCGGGTGGTGGGTGGTCACAACGCGTGAAACACCGCCATTGATGGGTGACCACGCGTGGTAGGCCGGTTTTGCATGGTGAAGCCATGTGCGTGGAGGCCTGGTCGTTGGTGACTGTTAGAGGTGCCAACGGCTAtattcctttttttaaaaagtttctaCCCTCTCTCCAAATAATTTATCACTTCACCACCATTTTAGAACTTCAAACCAAAAACTCAAACCGGCAAACCTTCAAGCCGTTTTCTTCACCACCATTTTTGAACATCAAATCCAAATACCTAGATCAACCAAACGAGTTTTGAAGAACACGTGGGGAAAATGTAGGCGGCATTGTGTTTAAATCCAACCCGTTTGTCGTCCGCCGCGTATGGCGTACATCCGTTTACAAACCATGTATGGTCGATACATCGGATATATACTAGATGTCCAATGTCCTAACCAGTGCAACATTCTTCTCAGATGTATGATGTGGGTGAGCTTGACTCGTTTTGGACTCCCTGTGAACCTCAACCTGTTTAAGATGAAAATGAATAATACGAGGATTTTGAAGCCGTCCAGGAGACCCAAgtcaatgaagaagaagaagaagaagtcaaAGAAGTGGAGCCGGTGGAGCAACCTAGGAAACCGGATAGGAAAGCTTGGGACACCGTAGAGGAGGAAGTGTTGGCGAAAACTTGGATTAAGGTGTCGGTTGGCAAACAAGTCGGGGTCCGTCAAACGAAGATGGGATTTTGGAGGCGGATCGTGAAACATTATGAAAGCCT includes the following:
- the LOC122582215 gene encoding protein DEFECTIVE IN MERISTEM SILENCING 3-like — encoded protein: MYTSSQQQMPIRTNALSVQVPPTMNFGGHNDLPSSNVHGPEIDSVSKSETIVNPSKKLENDMKLIGKKIKQHEDNIKFLKTHKNSLDDVITDMQVTLGKYHSSTAPKIEDEDLSHMQSEEATIGDIMKHEKSAAAIFYQLKRHRSQAAHIKDILGVVATLGKVNDDNLGRLLSEYIGLDNMMSLVCISYDGIKALVSYDKEGGINKSSGLYGLGTAIGQTLEGRFNVICLENLRPYIGEFMPNDQQKRLDLSKPRLPNGETPPGFIGFAVNMIHIDNGHLFYLTHDGNGLRETLFYTLFSRLQVYKTRTEMLQALPCICDGAISLDGGIIKSTGVYSLGTREEIDVKFPITSGVSYLPEAYLDVEKEMKELKWKRERMMEDIQREEAMLSHVKYSFEVKKQEFLGFMAQSSPYTMQYPMQITPQGRPTPR